ttacgcattacttttgaaataagtaatgagtaaagaaataattatttattaaaaaattaataagtaatgcaatattttttaatttgtatttttattacccTGGTATTAAGATAGAATACGAGTAAGATGACTTTCGCATGTATTTTTCATGTATGAAAAAGAGctgtaaatcaaattattatatttcaaaaacaaaaaatcatatCAAAACAAACCAAAATGCATTCTAAAGCTAAAAgttgatatttttgaaagatattaacaaaatttgttaaaagaatttagtGCCGGTATTATAACGTCTTGAAAACCCTCAAAATCGTCATTTTTTGCTGCTTTGACGCcattttctgaaaattgtgACGTGTAGCCAAATTTTGACAACGAATTCGTGTTTAGTAGGCAAAAATACATCGGAAATGACTATTCGCACTATTCgtgttataaaaaagttaaattttcttggacagtgtaattaaaaatttaatatttctacacggaaagtttattaattttcactaTAGAGTaacaaatagtaaaaaaaaagcacgtatttttataatacttcaaaatttagctagatacagatctaaaaataattttgttggaacatcaaaataattatgtaggacaCTTAAACTGATTGTTAGTTTGACAAAACTTTTAATGTTCATGTTTgagtgttttatataattatgattcAGCAAGATTTCAAAtctagttaaatttatttcaataaaatatcgttctttccgtgtactataatttaattataaaattaattaatgcatttttataatcaattaatgtaatttgctAGACGGGCAAAGACCGCGAGTATGAATTAGGACGAGTTTTGTACAGCAGATATAAGAATTTCTTGGGAGATCTGTACCTGCCAAAACTCGTCGTCGCTCACAGCTCCGATTATGATAGAACAAAAATGTCTTTGCAATTGGTCCTCGCCTCCTTGTTTCCGCCAAGAGATAAACTACAACGGTGGAATCCTACTTTAAATTGGCAACCGATTCCGACCACATACGTGCCACGTGTTgacgataattttttcttgtctGACGAATGCCCACGGTAAGCATGACTTAGCAAAGAAAATGACGACCAAGcaattactatttaaaaacgcacagaaaaaagaacatttttgatagtatctttattttcgttaatatatatattatataatacactatatatatataggtgtcaaaatgttaaatattaaaataagattatgtagtgttaaaaaatacacattaatttcttaaagaaattttgcagttttatacaaaaaatatattcaaataaataaataaataaataaataaatatatatatacataattcaataataattttcataaattgagaagaaaattagaaaataatatcttcaaaccaagaattagaattttttaaatactgttATTATTGGATATCGAAATCATCATATCATGCATTTTAGATgcccgtaggaaaaaattatgtaaaaattatcgcacaaaaaattgcatatttttgtacataaatttctgcagtttttacaaatttttgtacaaagttttcgttttcagaaaaaattatataaaattttgtaaaatattctgcagaaaaattttgaaggcgaaaactttgtacaaaaatctgtaaaaattgcaaaaattcatgcacaaaaatatgcaattttttatgcagtaatttttgcattattttttcctacaggtgattattagaattttaacataaaaatataatatttgactaaaatttaagattataaatttttcttaaatttttttaaaaagatgtaaCTTTTTGCTTATATGTGaaacaataattgttaaataaaatatattagttttaaaatttatattctaaacCTCGAAAAtttatgagaaataaaatctatatttgaaattgtttttagATACCTCAATGAGTATGATCGAGTGCTAGAGTTGcccgaaattaaaaaaaaaatgtctcacTTCAAAGGCATGATGAATGAATTAACAAAGCTAACCGGCAAGAAGATCGAAAAGCCTCTGGATATGGCTAATTTATATCATACTTTTGTAGCGGAGTCATCCATGAATTTGACTCTTCCTAAATGGGCATACGATTATTTCCCGGACGGTTCATTATTTGACGGAATCATAGCTGCATACAATATTGGAAATTATTCTCCTTTATTAAGGAGGCTATATGCTGGTAAGATCATAttcaagattttattattatgtatttcaatatttactaTCAGTGAAAATTTATAGGCCCGATGATTCGTATCATGACAGAGAATATGTTAGCGGTGTTAGCCATACAAAATGCAAACCGTACAAAgttaaaaacgaaaatttatttatacggtGGTCACGAAACTAACATCGCGACATTGTTGCATGCATTCAAAGTATACAAACCTCATGTACCTGAATATTCTAGCgcaattattttagaattgttACAGCAAAACAATCAGTATTATGTAAAGGTGAGTAAGTTATCAAATAGTGTAtctctataaatatattacaaattgatacaaaaattcatatatatatatatatatatatatatatatatatatatatatatatatataattatatatatgtgagCTATTTTTtcggaaatttaaaaaaaagtaattcctcattaaaaaagaaaaaatgtgaaataaaatctgttcagatgttaatatattataaaatagattataaaatatattatacattttcaaaaGTTTCCAAATTTggcattattttttgaaaatgttagcacgtataaaaaaagtgGAATTTTTAGTAACAAAGATACATtacaaattcaattatttatgcgacgtatttttattttacagcttTTACATTATCGAGGCATTCCATCCATTATCGATGAACTTACAATCCCAGGTTGCAAAACACTCTGtccttttaaaaagttttcgtATCTAATTCGGAATTTAATTCCATCTGACGAGGAATTGGTTTGTGACAAGAGACAGACTTCAGATTACGCAAATACAAAATATCCTGCTACCTTGGAAAATACGAcgtacaatttaataaaatcaataatttctttaaatgatACAGATAgtatcatttatattaattaaaatatacaaagtatttaaaaatgtctaaGTTGAAATAGaataacttaatattcttagaataaaataatttaataaaacacattgttttcgctctttttctttatctttaaaactattttattttataaaaatataaaaataatatatggtaCCTTTACTTTATCCAATCcagatacaaaattttattaattaaactcaAGCTTCTCAGCAAACAATTCTAGCAGTTCTTCTTTGGTTATATTGTCCCAAAGGCAAGTTACCTCCTTGTCCGAAGGTATTACATCTTGCACAAGTTCTAAATAGGTTTCCAGGGAGCAAGTTTCGTTGCATTCTACCAACTTGATAGCCATTAACTTTTCTGTAGTGCCTGTCCAGAGGAAAATCTGTTGACAAGAAACATGcgattattaacattataatattcaatttatttagaaaacatttattttaacatttaaaaaaatgtaaccttcttttatttcattatgtcTCTTACAACATTTCTGAAAAACAGCTATTTTTAACcctttcaaaatattaattccttttaaaaaatatatttaaacttaattgtagcttcatcttttaattaacatgAGTAAACTGTATACAATAATTACCCTGACATAAAGTTTGCCAAAATCATCCTGCAACTTTTCAAATACAAATGCCGATCCGTAATCTGGTAATTTCAGTTCGCTGATATTATGGGCCCTAGCGAACGCCGCGAGATTCACCTCATGGCCACTATATACATACATCTTGCGACTTGAACCTCTATTTATGTtgtcgataaatttttttatcaacataCCACCGTTCAATCGCTTCAGCTGATTCGTGTATGAGCGGATTTCATATTCTAGCAAGATTACGTCCTGCATTCGTCGATAGACTTCATTGGTGCACCACTCTGGCAGAGTTAGATTCATGTTTTTCTGAAACATAAGAAAAGCGAACGTTACAACAATcacactttatatttttatatttattataattaa
This genomic window from Monomorium pharaonis isolate MP-MQ-018 chromosome 8, ASM1337386v2, whole genome shotgun sequence contains:
- the LOC105837168 gene encoding venom acid phosphatase Acph-1 isoform X2; the protein is MHLCKVILLAFRATFASLSPIIPFNIRSASNMVSFRILDNYLSVGLIISLNAILLAGAPSELKLVNVVFRHGDRTPDNGNEMYPNDPYLNYSFFPEGIGQLTNTGKDREYELGRVLYSRYKNFLGDLYLPKLVVAHSSDYDRTKMSLQLVLASLFPPRDKLQRWNPTLNWQPIPTTYVPRVDDNFFLSDECPRYLNEYDRVLELPEIKKKMSHFKGMMNELTKLTGKKIEKPLDMANLYHTFVAESSMNLTLPKWAYDYFPDGSLFDGIIAAYNIGNYSPLLRRLYAGPMIRIMTENMLAVLAIQNANRTKLKTKIYLYGGHETNIATLLHAFKVYKPHVPEYSSAIILELLQQNNQYYVKLLHYRGIPSIIDELTIPGCKTLCPFKKFSYLIRNLIPSDEELVCDKRQTSDYANTKYPATLENTTYNLIKSIISLNDTDSIIYIN
- the LOC105837168 gene encoding venom acid phosphatase Acph-1 isoform X1, which codes for MHLCKVILLAFRATFASLSPIIPFNTAFSGLNSNKSSKSLVCCCTSSSIRSASNMVSFRILDNYLSVGLIISLNAILLAGAPSELKLVNVVFRHGDRTPDNGNEMYPNDPYLNYSFFPEGIGQLTNTGKDREYELGRVLYSRYKNFLGDLYLPKLVVAHSSDYDRTKMSLQLVLASLFPPRDKLQRWNPTLNWQPIPTTYVPRVDDNFFLSDECPRYLNEYDRVLELPEIKKKMSHFKGMMNELTKLTGKKIEKPLDMANLYHTFVAESSMNLTLPKWAYDYFPDGSLFDGIIAAYNIGNYSPLLRRLYAGPMIRIMTENMLAVLAIQNANRTKLKTKIYLYGGHETNIATLLHAFKVYKPHVPEYSSAIILELLQQNNQYYVKLLHYRGIPSIIDELTIPGCKTLCPFKKFSYLIRNLIPSDEELVCDKRQTSDYANTKYPATLENTTYNLIKSIISLNDTDSIIYIN